GCCAGGTAAAGAAAAATGATCTCCTGAatcctccccacccacagccaaAGTCTTCCCTTCTCCTGCGTGATCCTTAGCCACTGAACCCATTGAGATGTCAAGAACAAAAACCAAGGAGTCTGACTAAAACCGGCTCTGTCTTTTCAGATCTCCAGCTGGGTAACTACAGGATCCCTAAAGAAAGAGTTTATCAAGGGTGCATCGTAGTCCTTGCGGTAGCAATTCCCGCTAGTTTTTTTATTGGAGGTGAGTCCCCAGACCTGACTAACCAGACCCCGGGCCTGATTCCCCGTTGTGCAGTCAGTTGTGCACAGAGATAGCATCTTACACCCACTTTGCTGTTATCAGCTCAGGAGGCTCCTGCGAGGAGGGCACTGCCCCCTTGGGGAGGCCCATGAGAGGCAGAGACTCCCCAGTGCTGGCAGTGATGAGAGAGGTGAGGCGTCAGGGACTGGGGAGGTGACCAAGCAACTGGGGTGCTGTGCGGGGCAGGAGGAGTTGGACACCAAGATAGGAGGGAGCTTCGGGAGGCGGACACGGTGCTGCGAGCAGGGGCACAGAGTGGTCAGCAGGGTGCACAAGATGCAGCAGGCGGGGAGGTGGCTctgcactccagctggggagcaccAACCCCACAGCCATGCTGGCGGGAATGGGgaagtgctgcccagcctgcccttTGCAAGGGGACCTATATCGGAGGTGAGAGCTGGGCCCGATCCTGGACCCCCTGGCCGTGGGGTGCAGTGCTCCTCCCCTCGAGGGGACTCCCGCTGGGCAAGTGCTCCGATCTGGGTTGAGAGCAGAGTGATCTGAGTTCAGGTAGTGGGGCCGGCTCTGTACGGAAGCACGGGATCGGGTGGGGTGgaagatgaacacacacacacacccggcaTTGAGAGAGGGATGTAAATACCAGTTTAAAAGTTAACTGGTTAAACGATTCAAATTATATTGTTTGACCGGTTAACCGAGGTCCCTCCGATGGgaaggcagcagggggtgcagggctggggtccCCCCAACGTGGGGGTTCATCTGGCTTAGGCTTCCCCAGGTTGCTGCGGACAGAGTCCTTCTGGATGGGTCACCACATCCAGGGCACAAGTTGGGGCACTGCCTGCCcggtgcagctggggctggggccactcCATCCCTCCCAGCCTGAGGTCCCGCCAGCCCACCCTGGCCAGGGACCGCTCTGGCCTGCTGGGGTCCCGCCTGCCTGCCCACCATGGCCATAACTGAGGCTTGGGGTCGCTCAAGCTGTCCTGGCAGGACTAGGGCCGCTCGAGCCAGCCCGGCATGGCCTCTGGCCTGCCACAGCTGAGGGTCCTGCCGGCCCACTCGCTGTGGACACCAGCCCACCCCACCTGCCGCAGCCGGGGTCTCACAGCCGGTACCTCGCTGGGGCTGGGGTCCCTCTGGCTGGCTGTCCCAGTGCAGTAGGGGCTGCTACGGCCGGCTGGCCACTGGGGTTAATGGTTAAGGTCTGGTTAACCAGTAAGCCTAATGCCCGTTAACCTTCTACATCCCCAGTTGGGACTTCAGTGTTGCTCTCCCACGTCCCCTGCCCCATTTGGAAAGCAAAGCACCAGCTCCCCCAGGACAATTGCGCAGGGCCTGGGGGTATGTTTGGGGTGAGTGTTTGTGATGGGGTGTAGGTTGGGGGTGCATGGGAGATAACCgggactgggtgtgtgtgggggggtgcgggaTAGGGGGTGTATTAGTCAATGTTAAACCCACACCAATAATCCTGTGGTGAGGCTGAATTTAAAGCCACACGACTCAGGAGGGGGGATTGGCTCAGAGTCTCCCTTGttccccccaggccctgcaggtaCAGACAGGGGAAAGGAACAGTCTCTTACCATATCTTTCTCCATTTTAGTGGGAAGATCTAACTCACTTCTGGCTGCGAAAGGACCCAACTGCCCCGATGGCTGGGTCGGGTTCCTGGGGAAGTGTTACTATTTCTCAGAGACTGAAGGGAACTGGACCTACAGCCAGAAGAACTGCTCTGCACTCGGTGCCTCCCTGGCTGTGATTGACACCTTTCAGGACCTGGTAAGGGATGCAGATTCCTTGTAATTGCAGTCAAGTGGCACCAGAAGGAGTTACGGAAGAGCTGTATATTAGCAACAGTGAGGGGAGTAAGAATAATGCCAAGGCTCCACCCCACCAGATCCAATGCCCAGTGCCCCATGTAATGGCAGCGCACACAGAGGTCCACGCTGCAAGTCGAGCTGTATAGTTTTAATGCCCCCCTCAGACTCCTTTACAACAGACCCAGTCTGAGTCGTGTCCACACAGCAACATTTTGTCCCACACTGTGATCGTGTGTCATCAGTGTTTGTGCTCCTACGCCACCTAACCGGATTGGCATCTGGGCAGTCTGTGGAAATCCAGGCTGCTTTCCCAGGGTGGCTCAGCAGGGAACAGACACAGGTCAGCAGTAGCAGCATGTGGAGCAATGCTCTCTGGAGTATCCTGTTgcacagagaggaaggaggatTGGCTCAGTCAGTTACACAAGCAGAGTTTGGGGCTCTCAGTCCACACTGTAAAACAACATTGTGCTGAACCTGTTAAAAGGAGACAGCCGGGTACCACCCTGGGCCTGCAGTGGAGTGGAGGCTATAGCTCTGGAGTCCTTCGCTCAATGAACCAGGGAGCTGAACCCTTAAAAATTTTGTTTCAGTTCTGGTTAGGGTTCATCAATATTTCCTCGCCCTCCAGTTCGGCTCTGCTTCAGTCACTAATTTAGAACGATGGTTCAGTAACTGGTTCTCTTTGAACTTGTTTGAACTGGTTCAGATACATTTCCCGCAGATTAATGTCACACACTCAAATGCTTGCATTGTAATGCCTCACAGAAGAATACAGTGATAAATATTTTTCACTATAGAAAAAGTATTTATCTTTTAAAGATGTTATTTGCATGCACTAGTACCACATCCTCTAGAACTGTCTGTCATAGTTGACCGCTGAGGTGACAAAATGAATTGCAGCCCAGAAAACACCCCATTCTATGCCGACCGCAGCAAAAACAAGCACTCAACAGGAGGAGATGGAGAAGGGCAGGAGGCATTCTGGGAGTCGTAATTCCCTTCCATGGGCAGTCCTCTACCTGGGCAGAACAGGCAGGAGAATTACCAAATTCGTggctgtgaaaaatgcatcatggaccatgaaatcttgtCTACCCCGTGAAATCTGTTtttctgtgtgcttttaccctatcctatccagatttcacagaggagactggcgtttctcaaactgggggtcccaacccaaaaaagGGTTATGGGGAGGTCGCATggttattgtagggggattgtggtattgccactcttacttctgtgctgctgctttcatGCTGGGCTGCCAGAGAGCAGTgactgctgactgagggcccagctctgcaggcagcagcacagaagtaagggtggcaatagcataccatgccatccttacttctgtgctgctgctggtggcggctctgccttcagaactgggctcctggccagcagccaccgctctccagatgcccggctctgaaggcagcaccgccaccaacaacagcagcacagaagtaagggtgacaataccgtAACCCCACTagaataaccttgtgaccccccccccatccccttttgggtcaggatccctacggTTACAGCACTGTGCCAGTTCAGATTTAAATAtgtgaaatcattaaatttacgacttttaaaatcctatgactgacGTTGACCAAAATGGatggtgaatttggtagggctgtAGCTATAGTGCTGTTACTGCCACACTATTATATGTATTCTCATTGCTTTTCTAAAGGTTTTCATGTTACGATATAAAGGCATCCTTGACCACTGGATTGGTCTCTGGAGGAATCAAGACGGACAGCCTTGGAAATGGCCCAATGGCACTGAATTCAACAACCTGTGAGTCCTTTTTCTTGTGTTTCTGCGGTAGAGATGGTAAGAAAATGCATTCCAGAATGACTGTCTAAGCTGGGACTCTGTCTTAAATCTGAGGTCCTAATGCCCTATCTGCCCTAGTGAACTTTGCATCCTTGTCACTATATCCACGTAGTAAGGGAAGGGTGAATCTACAGTGGGAGGTTGCACTGATGTAACTACACCAGTGCAAAGAAACCCAGTACAGACGAGGCCGacgtgggagctgagctcttttgaagatCCGGTCCATGGGCTCTGGGCCGAGTGCCTGCCAGTGTCTGAAGGAGCGGTGAACACTGACCGCTGTGCCTGGTAGAATGGGGCTAACACTTCCCTGCAGTGGTGGATTAACACATGGCCCGACAGGgccgtgcccaggggccccagcccagccaatTTGGGGTCCCCTGCAGGAGCCCCGGAACTCTGGCCCTGACCCCTGCTTCTCCTCTCCCGCGCCCCCTGGGGCCCTGtcgctctgctctgcctcttcccccgaggtCCTGCCTCCTGGCCAcgctggaagccagagcccagctgtgataGGGTGAGCggattgcccccctccccctgcgcaGAGCTGGCCTGAGTcactcaccctccctcccccacacagggcTAGCCCGAGCCTCGCTGCTTGTCTCCCCGTAGCCCATCACTCACACCCTGCCAAGCCCCTTTTTGGCAAAAccgggcatttgtcccatttgctcttgcaaaCTGACAATCAGTtggaagagcaaatgggacaaatgcccagatttgcccccaaaaaataaaaagttggGACGTCCAGAGCCGAAACGGGACATACGGTTTATCCtaggccaggggtccccaaacttttttggtCATACCCCCCTCTTACCCGGTCCATCCCCCCCCGGCAGCCATAGCTGTGGTTGGGGGCCAGGAacagggccagagctggagctgaggccgtggccagaagcggagatgtggctgggagcagagccacagctggggcagggccagggcagaactGGGGGCAGAGCCGCAGGGCTTGGTGTCACTCCCTCCCCAGCCTTCATGGGAGCTGACCCAGACCCCACTACACtcgttcctctgtgccccccttgGAGGAGTGTGCCCCACAATATGAAGACCACTGCCCTAAGCTGTGGCAAGAGCTACCCAGGGAGCCCAGACAGCTGTGTTGAGCCGTGGATACTTCACCTGCCCTGGATAGGGGGGCAAGGGGActgtctcctcccccccagcccccgtcaTGCCATCAGGAAATAGAATTGTCAAGGGGAGCCCCTGACTAATTATAATTGTTGCCTCTCATTACAGGTTTGAAATCCAAGGAGAAGGTGACTGTGTTTATCTGAACAATAACTATGCCAGAATTGTTGGCTGTGGCTTAGAGAGACACTGGATCTGCAGCAAATGGGATGGATATACTGCAAGAAAGCAAAATGCCCCGCACAGGAACTCCAATTTTTAACAGCACTGAAAAGGACccgtaaagggggaaaaaatagagCTTGGTTGTGCCCTTTACTGTATCTCTATGATGTATAAATAGACCCTCTTCcttttcttcaaaaaaaaaaaaaaaaagtgtagtatagatgctgtgacgttgcactccatgtgTTTTATGGGACTATGCTTATGAGTGTGtctatgatgtaactggaatatgctttattcaaaaggtctcttgtaaggtatcattacagagGTTATAACCTATTGCAGGGGTCCCCAGTGCACTGCCCGCAGGCGCCACATCCTGGCCGGCAgttgagcatccgccaaaattcagcggcatttcggcggatgctcaaccgCTGCCACGGTTCTTCGActggcacctgccagacgaaaaggttggggaccactgacctattgaatatattcatcctgtttgtatgcatgtatcattcttgtatctgatgCTAGAactatgaagtataactctgagctcctattgtaattatgcaaaatgtgtgccattaatggtggtttagaatctcaatggctcccattgac
The sequence above is a segment of the Mauremys mutica isolate MM-2020 ecotype Southern chromosome 12, ASM2049712v1, whole genome shotgun sequence genome. Coding sequences within it:
- the LOC123344897 gene encoding C-type lectin domain family 2 member F-like isoform X3 — protein: MAAIEPETVKRLLDEFICSICQDYLTDPVITNCGHNFCRVCINRYWDKCEPVCPECREACSERELVPNVQLRSAVRKAKGLYSAAPGAPATGDGVCQSHKGAVCTESQAHKDHTVLRAEDAAQDHKATKRPKTQSTCEEEKENFLKPSQTKAYKPDLQLGNYRIPKERVYQGCIVVLAVAIPASFFIGVGRSNSLLAAKGPNCPDGWVGFLGKCYYFSETEGNWTYSQKNCSALGASLAVIDTFQDLVFMLRYKGILDHWIGLWRNQDGQPWKWPNGTEFNNLFEIQGEGDCVYLNNNYARIVGCGLERHWICSKWDGYTARKQNAPHRNSNF